The window CGGAATCGTCGAGGGCCGCCTGCATGAATGCCTGGAAATCGACCCGGGAGCGCTTGAAACCGGGGGTGTTCAGGTTGGCGATGTTGTGCGCGATCACCCGCTGCCGGACGGCTTGCCCGTCCAGCGCCCGCGCCAGCAGGGACATCACCGGATCCTTGCCGATCATCTCCATTCCCCCTTGTTCAGATTACGGTCATTCGACACATTGGTACATCTTTCCCCTCTTGGACAGAACTTTCAACAATTATCTTATAGGTCCTGCTTTGTGCGCAACTGCACAGTTAAATCGGAACCGATAAAAACCGCCCCATAGGGCGGCTCCGCGAAAGTAATAACCCCAGCGGCTCAGCCGTCCTATTCCCCATGGAACTTAAGGACCCGTAGCTTTGCGTCCCGGACTTTCGTACCGGTTTGCCCTTTCGGGGTATATGCAGCTAGTGGCACTTTTTCTCCAGGCTGGTACATCCTTCCCCTTTGCGTACAGTTTAACAACTTCTTTCGAATTCCTTCCTTACAGACGCAGAAAAATCTGCAAAACAAGCAATTTTTTTTCATTATTCCGAACCTTATTCCGCGCTCAGGGGGGGGGGCACCGCCGGCCGCCAGTTCGTATTAACTTATATTGATCGGTTGGTATTAATTGACGGGTTTGACTGGTGGGAACGCGGGTCGTAACGAGCCAACGCTTTTTGTGGTACAATACAGAAAAACCCGGCTTGAACGGGATGAAGCACGATGAGCACGGTTGCAGAACAAATCCGAAACCAGATCAATCTGCCCGGGACGTTTTTCCGGCGTCACGGCATACAATTGGCCTTTGTGTTCGGCTCCGCCGTAGATGGCGGAACACAGCCGCCAAAAGACCTGGACGTGGCCGTGTTGTTTGCGCATTATAGCTTTCCGCGCTACCTCGGCGCCCGGGATGAGCTGCAGCTCCGCTTAAATCGCCGGAATGTGGACTTGGTCGTTTTGAACCGCAGCAGCCCGGCGCTGAAAATGGAGGCCCTGATCAAGGGGGTTTTAGTATACAGTAAGGATACACGGGCATTTGCTGATTTTGCCGTCAACACCTGCTTTGAGTTCGAGGACTACCTCTTTTTTAAGCGGGAATACCAGATGTTCTGGAGGAAGCGACTGCGGGAGGGGCTGCTGGTGGCTGAAAAACGCCTGAATCAGGAACGGATTGAAACGTACTTGTCACAAGTGGAGCAGGCGGTGCAGCGCTTGCAGGAACTAAACGAACGCTTTTCGTCTTTTGTGGAATTTGAGCGCGACCCGGACACACGGGATTTGTGTATCCACCACCTGCGCATCGCTCTGGAATCGGTGCTTGATGTCTGCCGGCACTTTCTCGCCGTCAAAGGCGTCGCTCTGAATGAGTACGACACCACCCGTCTGATCGCACTGGCCGGCGAAAAAGGACTACTTGACCGTCAATTCGCCCAGCAGATCAAGGGTATGGCCGGTATGCGCAACGCAATCGTGCACGTATACTGGCGCTTGGACTACCATGCGATCTATGAAGCAGTCACCAGGAACTTAAACGATTTCGGTGAATTCGCCCGCCAGGTGACTCTGTACCTGGATCGCTCCCAACCGGCAGCGGGTAGATGAGCGGTTGTTACGAACCGGCAAACAAGTCTCGTTCCGCTCCACCCCCGCCCAAAACCAGGGAGGAAGGCATGCGCTTTATTCCGTACGGCCGGCAAGCCATCGATGAAGAGGACATCCGGTCCGTTGTAGAAGTCTTGCGCTCGGACCGGCTGACCCAGGGTCCGAAAGTGGCCGAATTTGAAGAAGCATTGGCCGCCTACTGCGGAGCCCGTTATGCCGTCGTCTTTTCCAGCGGCACGGCCGCCCTGCACGGGGCCTACTTCGCGGCCAGGGTGCAACCCGGGAGCGAGGTGATCACCTCGCCCATTACCTTCGCGGCCACCGCCAATGCCGCCCTTTACCTGGGCGCGAAGCCGGTTTTCGCCGATATTGAACCGGACACGGCCAACATCGATGTCACGCGGATCGAGAATCTCATCAACAAACGCACTCGTGCCATTGCCCCGGTACATTTCGCGGGGCAGCCCTGCGACATGGACGAAATCCACCAAATCGCCCGGCGCCACGGCCTCTACGTGATCGAAGACGCCTGCCACGCCTTGGGCGCGACCTACAAAGGGCAGCGTATAGGCAGCCTTTCCGATATGACCGTCTTCAGCTTCCACCCAGTGAAGCACATCGCCACCGGCGAAGGCGGTGCCGTCCTGACCGATAACCCGGATTTCGTCCACAAACTCCGGATGTTCCGGGAACATGGGATCACCCGCGACGCTGCCTTACCTGGGAGCACCAACCCCGAAACAGAACCGGACCCCTGGTATTACGAAATGCAGCACCTCGGGTACAACTACCGCCTCACTGACATCCAGTGCGCCCTGGGCATATCGCAGTTGAAAAAACTGGACGGGTTTTTGGAAAGGAGAAGGGAAATCGCCCGCACCTACGACCGGGCGTTCGCCGAAGTACCGGCCATCCGCCCGCCGGCCCAAAAGCCGGACCGGGAATCCGCCTACCACATCTACGTGGTGCAGATAGACTGGAAGGCAATCGGCAGAACGCGCCGCGAGGTGTGCGCCCTGCTGCGGCAAAACGGCATCGGCACCCAGGTGCACTACCTGCCCGTTTACCGCCACCCCTACTACCGGAGCCTCGGCTATCCGGCCGGCCTCTGCCCGCGCGCCGAGGCCTACTACGAGGCCGCCCTCACCCTGCCGCTGTTCCCGGCCATGACGGACGAAGAAGTCCAATGGGTCATCAAGGCGGTGGGCCGGCTCGCCACCGGCACCCGTTGATTTATAAGGTCG is drawn from Candidatus Desulforudis audaxviator MP104C and contains these coding sequences:
- the hepT gene encoding type VII toxin-antitoxin system HepT family RNase toxin, with the translated sequence MSTVAEQIRNQINLPGTFFRRHGIQLAFVFGSAVDGGTQPPKDLDVAVLFAHYSFPRYLGARDELQLRLNRRNVDLVVLNRSSPALKMEALIKGVLVYSKDTRAFADFAVNTCFEFEDYLFFKREYQMFWRKRLREGLLVAEKRLNQERIETYLSQVEQAVQRLQELNERFSSFVEFERDPDTRDLCIHHLRIALESVLDVCRHFLAVKGVALNEYDTTRLIALAGEKGLLDRQFAQQIKGMAGMRNAIVHVYWRLDYHAIYEAVTRNLNDFGEFARQVTLYLDRSQPAAGR
- the pseC gene encoding UDP-4-amino-4,6-dideoxy-N-acetyl-beta-L-altrosamine transaminase, coding for MRFIPYGRQAIDEEDIRSVVEVLRSDRLTQGPKVAEFEEALAAYCGARYAVVFSSGTAALHGAYFAARVQPGSEVITSPITFAATANAALYLGAKPVFADIEPDTANIDVTRIENLINKRTRAIAPVHFAGQPCDMDEIHQIARRHGLYVIEDACHALGATYKGQRIGSLSDMTVFSFHPVKHIATGEGGAVLTDNPDFVHKLRMFREHGITRDAALPGSTNPETEPDPWYYEMQHLGYNYRLTDIQCALGISQLKKLDGFLERRREIARTYDRAFAEVPAIRPPAQKPDRESAYHIYVVQIDWKAIGRTRREVCALLRQNGIGTQVHYLPVYRHPYYRSLGYPAGLCPRAEAYYEAALTLPLFPAMTDEEVQWVIKAVGRLATGTR